In the genome of Prosthecobacter algae, one region contains:
- a CDS encoding serine protease has translation MKTLSLGCRLGIVFLVLLLSLSAPAQEKATAPAHPQAEWYLVGRELALETRPVYKTFQISPEAQLPLLSQLLASLSVEVTALKTEDYKLLKQGWTDALQGLPPAYSMPADQQLSKVVAPLRGFHTFSTVVGSSGSLTPDDIEKLQHAVVRIKIPSKGHGTGFFVSPDHILTNKHVTDGHDIVEVSNDFSSQVLKGTVIAVSKKSDLSLIKVENADRLSRSVMEIGDSREVRTGEEITLFGYPLLDYLTITTTFGRISAKRNDQEYGEVFQLSGAEANPGNSGGPLVNNKGQVIGILTFGYDHLSNSKGFTFCITATQAIHILRPHCPEALVNLQ, from the coding sequence ATGAAAACCCTCTCCCTTGGTTGCCGTCTGGGCATCGTCTTCCTGGTGCTCCTCCTCAGCCTCAGTGCCCCAGCTCAGGAAAAAGCCACCGCCCCGGCGCATCCCCAGGCAGAGTGGTATCTCGTCGGTCGCGAACTCGCCCTGGAAACCCGCCCCGTTTACAAAACTTTTCAGATCAGCCCAGAGGCTCAGCTTCCACTACTCTCCCAGTTGCTCGCCTCCCTCAGCGTCGAGGTCACCGCCCTCAAGACGGAGGACTACAAACTGCTAAAACAAGGCTGGACCGATGCCCTCCAGGGCCTGCCCCCAGCCTATTCCATGCCCGCAGATCAGCAGCTCAGCAAAGTGGTCGCCCCACTCCGCGGCTTCCACACCTTCAGCACCGTCGTCGGCAGCTCCGGTTCCCTGACCCCAGACGACATCGAAAAACTCCAACATGCCGTCGTCCGTATCAAGATCCCTTCAAAGGGCCATGGCACCGGCTTCTTTGTCTCACCAGACCACATCCTCACCAACAAGCATGTCACCGATGGCCATGACATCGTCGAGGTCAGCAATGACTTCTCATCCCAGGTTCTCAAGGGCACCGTCATCGCCGTTTCCAAAAAATCCGATCTCTCCCTCATCAAAGTCGAAAATGCCGATCGGCTCTCCCGCAGCGTCATGGAGATTGGAGACTCCCGTGAGGTCCGCACAGGCGAAGAAATTACCCTTTTCGGTTATCCCCTTCTCGACTATCTCACCATCACCACCACGTTCGGCCGCATCTCCGCCAAACGAAACGACCAAGAATACGGTGAAGTATTTCAGCTCTCTGGGGCCGAGGCCAACCCAGGCAACAGCGGCGGGCCCTTGGTCAACAACAAAGGCCAGGTCATCGGCATCCTCACCTTCGGTTACGACCACCTCTCCAATTCCAAAGGATTCACCTTCTGCATCACAGCAACTCAGGCCATCCACATTCTCCGCCCCCACTGCCCTGAAGCCCTCGTCAACCTGCAATAG